One part of the Coffea eugenioides isolate CCC68of chromosome 10, Ceug_1.0, whole genome shotgun sequence genome encodes these proteins:
- the LOC113750194 gene encoding transcriptional corepressor SEUSS, which translates to MVPPGPPTPLGGSPSVPPSLLRSNSGLLGGQGGAMPSQGAFSSMVSPRTQFGNMNMLGNMPNVSSLLQQSFANGGPNPGLSGPGSAQRGLVDNGAESDPLSAVGNGMAFNTPSSSFMSSMAANPNSSAHVQGQQFSNPSGSQMLTDPQQNQQLDPQSFQHNQQPMQQFSASNNPQQQQQQQQQFQTMRAGLGGVGPVKLEPQVTNDQTQQQLQALRSLGSVKMEPQQLPSMRSLGPVKMEPQHSDSSLFLHQQQQQQQQQQQQQHQHQHQHQQQQQQFLHMSRQSPQAAAAAQLLHQQRIMQLQHQQQQQQILKSIPQQRSPLQPQYQAQKLPIRPPVNPVYEPGTCARRLTHYMYQQQHRPEDNNIEFWRKFVAEYFAPNAKKKWCVSMYGSGRQTTGVFPQDVWHCEICNRKPGRGFEATVEVLPRLFKIKYESGTLEELLYVDMPREYQNSSGQIVLDYAKAIQESVFEQLRVVRDGQLRIVFSQDLKICSWEFCARRHEELIPRRLLIPQVNQLGAAAQKYQAATQNASSSVSVPELQNNCNMFVASARQLAKALEVPLVNDLGYTKRYVRCLQISEVVNSMKDLIDYSRETGIGPMESLAKFPRGTNTSPGFHGQPQQSEDQIQQHQQTMGQSSNNDTPVQAASMQLPSSNGLANVNIPLNSASATSSTSAIAGLLHQNSMNSRHQNPMSSANSPYGGNGVQMPSPSSSSTLPQPQLNPSPFQSPTPSSSNNPPQTSLGGLPTGTHMNSTSSPNIAMQQPALSSDTDANDSQSSVQKIIHEMMMSNQLGGGMMGINNMGNDMKNVNGIMPTSNNMGLTGNNCIVGNGVTNTNTGIGGSGYGSMTNGLSQAAMVNGIRAALGGNSVTMNGRVGMTMVRDQSMNQQQELGNQLLSGLGAVNGFNNLQFDWKPSP; encoded by the exons ATGGTACCGCCTGGTCCTCCCACTCCTCTTGGTGGTTCTCCGTCTGTTCCTCCATCATTATTACGGTCAAATTCTGGTTTATTGGGTGGTCAAGGAGGTGCAATGCCTTCTCAGGGTGCATTCTCATCTATGGTCTCTCCACGGACACAGTTTGGTAACATGAATATGCTTGGGAACATGCCAAATGTTTCGTCTCTATTGCAACAGTCTTTTGCAAATGGGGGGCCAAATCCTGGGCTTTCTGGTCCTGGGAGTGCTCAGAGGGGACTTGTGGACAATGGCGCCGAATCTGATCCACTTTCTGCTGTTGGAAATGGGATGGCTTTTAATACACCCTCCTCTTCGTTCATGTCATCCATGGCAGCTAATCCAAACTCATCAGCACATGTACAGGGCCAACAATTTTCAAATCCTTCTGGCAGCCAGATGCTGACAGACCCCCAGCAAAATCAACAACTTGATCCTCAAAGCTTCCAACATAATCAGCAGCCAATGCAACAGTTCTCTGCGTCAAACAATCCccagcagcagcaacaacagCAGCAGCAATTTCAAACAATGCGAGCAGGATTAGGAGGGGTTGGGCCTGTTAAGCTGGAACCGCAGGTGACGAATGATCAAACACAACAGCAGTTGCAAGCTCTAAGAAGTCTTGGTTCTGTTAAGATGGAGCCCCAGCAGCTACCAAGTATGAGGAGCCTGGGACCTGTTAAAATGGAGCCCCAACATTCAGATTCGTCTTTGTTTCTACATCAGCAGcaacaacagcagcagcagcagcaacaacaacaacacCAACACCAACACCAAcaccaacaacaacaacaacagtTCCTTCACATGTCTAGGCAGTCTCCACAAGCTGCGGCTGCTGCACAGCTTTTGCATCAACAGAGGATTATGCAGCTTCAACATCAGCAGCAACAACAACAAATTTTGAAGTCTATACCTCAACAAAGATCCCCTTTGCAACCACAGTATCAAGCACAGAAGTTGCCTATAAGGCCTCCTGTGAATCCTGTATATGAGCCAGGGACGTGTGCTCGGCGGTTGACACATTACATGTATCAGCAGCAACATAGGCCTGAA GACAACAATATTGAGTTCTGGAGAAAGTTTGTTGCTGAGTATTTTGCTCCAAATGCGAAGAAAAAGTGGTGTGTTTCTATGTATGGAAGTGGTCGCCAAACGACTGGAGTTTTTCCTCAG GATGTTTGGCACTGTGAAATATGCAACCGCAAACCAGGGCGTGGGTTTG AGGCAACTGTTGAGGTTCTGCCCAGGCTTTTCAAGATAAAGTATGAGAGTGGTACTTTGGAAGAACTACTTTATGTTGATATGCCCAGAGAATATCAGAATTCATCGGGGCAAATTGTCCTAGACTATGCAAAAGCAATTCAGGAGAGTGTCTTTGAGCAACTTCGCGTTGTTCGAGATGGTCAACTTCGTATTGTATTCTCTCAAGACCTGAAG ATATGCTCTTGGGAATTCTGTGCTCGACGTCATGAAGAACTTATTCCTAGAAGATTGCTGATACCTCAG GTTAATCAACTTGGGGCTGCAGCTCAGAAATATCAGGCTGCTACACAAAATGCATCATCTAGTGTATCTGTTCCTGAGTTACAAAATAACTGTAATAT GTTTGTTGCCTCAGCTCGTCAGTTGGCAAAAGCATTGGAAGTCCCTTTGGTCAATGATTTAGGGTACACGAAGAGATATGTTCGATGTCTTCAG ATATCAGAAGTGGTGAACAGCATGAAAGATCTAATTGATTACAGCCGAGAAACAGGAATAGGACCAATGG AGAGCTTGGCCAAATTTCCTCGGGGAACAAATACTTCACCTGGGTTTCATGGTCAACCTCAGCAATCTGAGGATCAAATTCAGCAACACCAGCAGACAATGGGTCAGAGTTCGAACAATGATACCCCTGTTCAGGCTGCTTCTATGCAACTTCCTTCCAGCAATGGCTTGGCAAATGTAAATATTCCACTGAATTCGGCTTCTGCAACTTCCTCTACTAGTGCCATAGCTGGGCTACTTCATCAAAACTCAATGAACTCGAGACATCAAAACCCAATGAGCAGTGCAAACAGTCCTTATGGAGGAAATGGTGTTCAGATGCCATCTCCTAGTTCCTCGAGTACCTTACCACAACCGCAACTCAATCCTTCTCCTTTTCAGTCTCCAACACCATCGTCATCTAACAATCCTCCACAGACTTCACTTGGTGGCTTACCGACTGGAACGCACATGAATTCTACTAGTTCACCGAACATTGCAATGCAGCAGCCAGCACTTTCCAGTGACACAGATGCTAATGATTCCCAGAGTTCTGTTCAGAAAATCATACATGAAATGATGATGTCAAATCAGCTCGGTGGTGGTATGATGGGCATCAATAATATGGGGAATGACATGAAAAATGTTAATGGAATTATGCCAACGAGCAATAATATGGGTCTAACAGGGAATAACTGCATCGTTGGAAATGGGGTAACCAACACTAACACTGGCATTGGGGGTTCAGGATACGGGAGCATGACCAATGGACTAAGTCAGGCAGCCATGGTTAATGGAATTAGAGCTGCTTTGGGCGGTAACTCTGTGACAATGAATGGCAGAGTGGGCATGACAATGGTTCGGGACCAGAGTATGAATCAACAGCAGGAATTGGGTAACCAACTGCTTAGTGGGCTTGGAGCTGTCAATGGCTTTAATAACCTTCAGTTTGATTGGAAACCATCTCCCTGA